One stretch of Priestia megaterium DNA includes these proteins:
- a CDS encoding tyrosine-protein phosphatase, whose product MIDLHCHILPGVDDGAKDIASSVEMAKQAISQGIHIIVATPHHQNGKYINEKESIEQQVRLLNQVLQEQELPLTILPGQESRIFGEMVEEYHASRVLTLNNTGKYIFVEFPSSQVPRYTEQLLFNLQSEGLTPIIVHPERNSRLIEEPDLLYNFVSRGALTQLTASSLAGDFGKKIKKFSHQLIEANLTHFIASDAHNVAGRSFRMKEALSIVEREYGIDLVYQFNENAICVVEGKTCFIEPPERIQRKKFLGIF is encoded by the coding sequence GTGATAGATTTACATTGTCATATATTACCTGGTGTTGATGATGGTGCAAAAGATATAGCATCGAGTGTTGAAATGGCAAAACAAGCAATCTCACAAGGGATTCATATTATTGTCGCTACACCTCATCACCAGAATGGAAAATACATAAATGAAAAAGAAAGTATTGAACAGCAGGTACGTTTATTAAATCAAGTGTTGCAAGAACAGGAATTACCTTTAACTATTTTACCCGGGCAAGAGTCGCGTATCTTTGGGGAAATGGTCGAGGAATATCATGCTAGCCGAGTTCTTACGCTAAACAATACAGGTAAATATATATTCGTAGAGTTCCCATCTAGCCAAGTGCCACGATATACAGAACAACTTTTATTCAATCTTCAGTCAGAGGGGCTTACACCTATTATTGTACATCCGGAGCGAAATAGCCGTTTAATTGAAGAACCTGATCTTCTATATAATTTTGTGAGCCGAGGGGCATTAACACAATTAACTGCTTCTAGTCTAGCTGGTGATTTCGGGAAAAAAATTAAGAAATTTTCTCATCAATTGATTGAAGCCAATCTAACTCATTTTATTGCTTCAGATGCTCATAATGTAGCTGGGAGATCTTTTAGAATGAAAGAAGCATTAAGCATAGTAGAAAGAGAGTATGGCATTGACTTAGTTTATCAATTTAATGAAAATGCAATATGTGTGGTAGAGGGGAAAACTTGCTTTATAGAGCCGCCAGAACGAATACAGCGCAAGAAATTTTTAGGCATATTTTAG
- the galU gene encoding UTP--glucose-1-phosphate uridylyltransferase GalU, producing MKKIRKAIIPAAGLGTRFLPATKAMPKEMLPIVDQPTIQYIVEEAIESGIEDIIIVTGKGKRAIEDHFDYAPELENNLVEKEKFELLEKVRQSSNVEIHYIRQKEPKGLGHAVWCARKFIGNEPFAVLLGDDIVQAETPCLRQLMDEYENTLSSVIGVQTVADEQTHRYGIVDPISKEGRRYQVNTFVEKPAAGTAPSNLAIMGRYVFTPEIFMFLEQQEVGAGGEIQLTDAIQKLNEIQRVFAYDFEGTRYDVGEKLGFIQTTLEFALQHEEMRDELLEVMTSIIERESKKKVNIN from the coding sequence ATGAAGAAAATCCGTAAAGCTATAATACCAGCAGCTGGTTTAGGAACCCGCTTTTTACCAGCTACAAAAGCAATGCCAAAGGAAATGCTGCCAATCGTTGATCAACCTACTATTCAATATATAGTGGAAGAAGCCATTGAGTCTGGTATTGAAGATATTATTATTGTAACAGGCAAAGGAAAACGAGCGATTGAAGATCATTTTGATTATGCACCGGAGCTGGAGAATAATTTAGTAGAAAAAGAGAAGTTTGAATTGTTAGAAAAAGTTCGTCAATCTTCAAACGTAGAAATACATTATATTCGACAGAAAGAACCAAAAGGTTTAGGTCATGCTGTATGGTGCGCTCGGAAGTTTATTGGAAATGAACCATTTGCTGTGTTATTAGGTGATGACATTGTCCAAGCTGAAACACCTTGCTTAAGGCAGTTAATGGATGAATATGAAAACACATTATCTTCTGTAATTGGCGTTCAAACCGTTGCAGATGAACAAACTCACCGTTATGGAATTGTAGACCCAATTTCGAAAGAAGGAAGACGTTATCAAGTAAATACATTTGTTGAAAAGCCAGCAGCAGGTACTGCGCCTTCTAATTTAGCAATTATGGGGCGTTATGTATTTACACCGGAAATTTTCATGTTCTTAGAACAGCAAGAAGTAGGTGCAGGTGGCGAAATTCAATTAACGGATGCTATTCAAAAGTTAAATGAAATTCAGCGTGTTTTTGCTTATGATTTCGAAGGTACGCGTTACGATGTTGGAGAGAAATTGGGCTTCATTCAAACAACGCTGGAATTTGCACTGCAACATGAAGAAATGCGAGATGAATTACTGGAAGTGATGACTTCTATTATTGAACGAGAAAGTAAGAAAAAAGTGAATATTAATTAA
- a CDS encoding sugar transferase, with protein sequence MVGNKAVSDTSVAKQYPNVTVNNSMSFQFAKRTLDIVLTSVGLILLSIVFLIISIAIKIEDPKGPVLFSQKRIGKDGKEFNMYKFRSMVTDAEAKLQELLKHNETSGAMFKMKNDPRVTKVGRFIRKTSIDELPQLFNVLKGDMSLVGPRPPLPREVAEYNEYHKQRLLVTPGCTGMWQVGGRSNIGFEEMVELDLYYITNQSNLLDCKIILKTFKVLFGSNDAF encoded by the coding sequence ATGGTAGGAAATAAAGCTGTTTCAGATACATCTGTTGCTAAACAATATCCAAATGTAACAGTAAATAATAGTATGTCGTTTCAATTTGCAAAAAGAACCCTAGATATAGTGCTTACTAGTGTGGGGTTGATACTACTTTCGATAGTTTTTCTAATAATTTCTATAGCAATAAAGATTGAAGATCCTAAGGGACCTGTTTTGTTTTCACAAAAAAGGATCGGCAAAGACGGCAAAGAATTTAATATGTATAAGTTTCGGTCAATGGTTACAGATGCTGAAGCGAAGCTCCAGGAACTATTGAAACATAATGAAACAAGCGGTGCTATGTTTAAAATGAAAAATGATCCTCGTGTAACGAAAGTAGGCAGATTTATAAGAAAGACCAGCATTGATGAATTGCCTCAATTGTTTAATGTGTTGAAAGGCGATATGAGCTTAGTAGGGCCAAGACCACCTTTACCTAGGGAAGTTGCAGAATATAATGAATATCATAAACAGCGCTTACTTGTAACACCGGGTTGTACGGGCATGTGGCAAGTGGGAGGCAGAAGTAATATTGGATTTGAAGAAATGGTGGAATTAGATTTGTATTACATAACAAATCAAAGTAATTTGTTAGATTGTAAAATAATATTAAAAACATTTAAAGTACTTTTTGGTTCCAACGATGCTTTTTAA
- a CDS encoding O-antigen ligase family protein: MNSLTMYIKERNKTVLILFSVLISIFLGAFLSFVAYKSFLIGVGMFAVILLGSIMLLLLNFSGIKKTLIILFFFTLAFNIEFPLYPFNGGFSASHPGGLRGALVVNQFFLILLALSPVFLKEITDKHLASKRQLKSLEIILFVFFTLISIISFFFADNKPAASYTVVRLIFMMLFVFMMLKLTFSSIWDFFLKGVILLLPVQFGIGITQYITGQYVGFRILGESKNPFRAETVFGAAEKGLSGTLGHPGILGAFLTLVMPFLLLYYLNSEKKTKIRSCLVFLSILLCASLIILTNARTSIVIMLATFFLGFLGTSIIRYRTDEPANKLLWYLSIFTLAILTFIFVFSDALMERFGDSDLLYQASYRGNLSVISWDIITANFKNFFIGVGPNNYTDTVATMGSGFAYTQPVHNMYLLLFAEGGIFFALCYVGLLGTVLFKMITVIIQKGTHSYYALAIIISVINIFLYNFTGWANNNNQTFILFVIICIFSIKIYEEHKQTRLGQL; this comes from the coding sequence ATGAATTCTTTAACTATGTATATAAAAGAACGTAATAAAACAGTACTTATTCTATTTAGTGTTTTGATAAGCATTTTTCTTGGTGCTTTTTTATCATTTGTTGCTTATAAAAGTTTTTTAATTGGAGTAGGTATGTTTGCTGTTATATTGTTAGGCTCAATCATGCTCCTTTTACTCAATTTTTCAGGTATCAAAAAGACATTAATTATTTTATTCTTTTTTACTTTAGCTTTTAATATCGAATTTCCTTTGTATCCATTCAATGGAGGATTTTCTGCAAGTCATCCGGGGGGATTAAGAGGAGCTTTAGTCGTCAATCAGTTTTTTCTAATACTTCTTGCTTTGAGTCCGGTCTTTTTAAAAGAAATTACAGATAAACATTTAGCTTCAAAGAGACAATTAAAATCTTTAGAAATTATATTATTTGTCTTCTTTACATTGATTTCAATTATTTCATTTTTCTTTGCAGATAATAAACCAGCAGCATCTTATACTGTTGTAAGGTTAATATTTATGATGCTTTTTGTATTTATGATGCTCAAATTAACTTTTTCTTCTATATGGGATTTCTTTTTAAAGGGAGTTATTTTACTTTTACCAGTGCAATTTGGAATTGGAATTACACAATATATTACTGGTCAATATGTAGGCTTCCGTATACTTGGAGAAAGCAAAAATCCATTTCGAGCAGAAACTGTATTTGGTGCAGCAGAAAAAGGGTTAAGTGGTACGCTTGGGCACCCGGGTATATTAGGTGCTTTTTTAACGCTTGTAATGCCTTTTCTTCTTTTATATTATTTGAATTCAGAAAAGAAAACAAAAATCAGAAGTTGTTTAGTATTTTTATCAATTTTGCTTTGTGCATCGTTAATCATACTAACAAATGCAAGAACATCAATTGTAATTATGTTAGCAACTTTCTTTCTGGGGTTTTTAGGAACCTCTATTATTCGATACAGAACGGATGAACCTGCAAATAAGTTGCTGTGGTACCTATCTATTTTTACGCTGGCTATTTTAACATTTATTTTTGTATTTTCAGATGCTTTGATGGAGAGATTTGGAGATTCTGATTTATTATATCAAGCAAGTTATAGAGGGAACCTAAGTGTTATTAGCTGGGATATTATCACAGCTAATTTCAAAAACTTCTTTATAGGAGTTGGCCCTAATAACTATACAGATACAGTAGCGACAATGGGCAGCGGATTTGCGTATACTCAACCCGTTCACAATATGTATTTATTATTATTTGCTGAAGGCGGCATCTTTTTCGCGTTGTGTTATGTAGGTCTTTTGGGGACTGTGTTATTTAAAATGATAACAGTAATTATTCAGAAAGGTACACACTCATACTATGCGTTAGCAATAATCATAAGTGTAATTAACATCTTTCTATATAACTTTACTGGCTGGGCAAATAACAACAATCAAACTTTTATTTTATTTGTGATAATTTGTATATTCTCTATAAAAATTTATGAAGAACATAAACAAACAAGGTTGGGACAGTTATGA
- a CDS encoding polysaccharide pyruvyl transferase family protein, with protein MTLGTNFSSVVDIGSEITLVGYYGMDNFGDDLMLKSLLDEFKKHDLRVNILAYREVSWLLKEAYPNVKVWIWPDSKIGKFQIFKKASQNSKAVFWGGGTCFTDEDGDGYFKYMIYAKLLSKKVGYLGVGIGNLSKTSRLFKTKKLINISSILTFRDKTSLKKALNWKKKSSKASIELVEDPANQTLKVLASSLPVQTNNNSLVLAWRDLSDYSNTTIGSELLPVSEMAIRLCQEYKANRIIIIDTDSVRDRELSISLKESIERLNGTISVEYNDCKNYEEKLAVINESKVIFTSRLHVAVAAKYLNKECFVYNYSPKISYFVQEEGNNKIQLIDKDLTIKSA; from the coding sequence ATGACATTAGGAACTAATTTTTCAAGTGTTGTTGATATAGGCAGTGAAATTACTCTTGTAGGTTATTATGGGATGGATAATTTCGGGGATGACCTTATGTTAAAGAGTTTATTAGATGAATTTAAAAAGCATGATTTAAGAGTTAATATTTTAGCTTATCGAGAGGTTAGCTGGTTATTAAAAGAAGCCTACCCTAATGTGAAAGTATGGATTTGGCCGGACTCCAAGATAGGGAAATTTCAGATCTTTAAAAAAGCTTCGCAAAACAGCAAAGCAGTCTTTTGGGGCGGAGGCACCTGCTTTACAGATGAAGATGGAGACGGATATTTCAAGTATATGATTTATGCAAAACTATTAAGCAAGAAAGTTGGCTATCTAGGAGTAGGAATTGGTAATCTTAGCAAGACTTCAAGATTATTTAAGACTAAAAAGCTAATTAATATTTCAAGCATTTTAACGTTTCGGGATAAAACATCGTTAAAGAAAGCTTTAAATTGGAAAAAGAAATCATCAAAAGCATCAATTGAGCTAGTAGAAGATCCTGCAAATCAAACACTAAAAGTATTGGCGAGTTCTTTGCCGGTGCAAACAAATAATAATAGTCTTGTGTTAGCATGGCGTGATTTAAGCGATTATTCGAATACTACTATAGGTTCTGAATTATTGCCTGTATCAGAAATGGCGATTAGATTATGTCAAGAGTACAAAGCAAATAGAATTATAATTATAGACACAGATTCTGTAAGAGACAGAGAGCTGAGCATTTCTTTAAAAGAAAGCATTGAAAGACTTAATGGTACTATTTCTGTTGAGTATAATGACTGTAAGAATTATGAAGAAAAGCTTGCAGTAATTAATGAAAGTAAAGTGATTTTTACTTCTAGATTGCACGTAGCTGTAGCAGCTAAGTATTTAAATAAAGAATGTTTTGTATATAATTATTCTCCTAAGATTAGTTATTTTGTTCAAGAGGAAGGCAATAATAAAATTCAGCTAATCGATAAGGACTTAACTATCAAATCGGCTTAA